A genomic region of Marinobacter qingdaonensis contains the following coding sequences:
- the ilvN gene encoding acetolactate synthase small subunit, translated as MRRIISVLLENEPGALSRVVGLFSQRNYNIETLTVAPTEDETLSRLTVTTTGSDKVIEQITKQLNKLIEVVKLVDLTEGSHIERELMLVKLKATGSQRAEIKRTVDIFRGQIVDVTSSVYTVQLAGDSEKLDGFIQAVGTSGVLEVVRTGVSGIARGEKVLSL; from the coding sequence ATGCGTCGAATCATTTCCGTTCTGCTTGAAAACGAACCTGGCGCGCTGTCCCGTGTGGTCGGGCTGTTTTCCCAGCGCAACTACAACATTGAAACCCTGACCGTGGCCCCGACCGAGGACGAGACCCTGTCCCGTCTGACGGTAACCACCACCGGGTCGGACAAGGTCATCGAGCAGATCACCAAGCAGCTCAACAAGCTCATCGAAGTGGTCAAGCTGGTGGACCTGACCGAGGGCTCCCACATCGAGCGCGAGCTGATGCTGGTCAAGCTCAAGGCCACCGGCTCCCAGCGAGCTGAAATCAAGCGTACCGTGGATATCTTCCGGGGCCAGATCGTCGATGTCACCAGCTCGGTCTATACCGTGCAGCTGGCGGGCGACAGCGAAAAGCTGGATGGCTTTATCCAGGCAGTGGGTACGTCCGGTGTGCTTGAAGTGGTGCGCACCGGTGTCTCGGGTATTGCCCGCGGCGAGAAGGTACTCAGCCTGTAA